A window from Methylococcus mesophilus encodes these proteins:
- a CDS encoding AraC family transcriptional regulator gives MTFCTDDFPAVSRTEMWQELIAAKVFGQEVSPVTSAPFFAQANCLRLGKVDLAYGWSSPAVYRRTPRLIAADGNDDLVMVINIAGRLEVTDDSHQSRTLDELSATGFRCGKPVALFSQATAYSDERNHHATSIRIPRQELLRRAPQGERLILGRFDSRGEPFSLLLGYLQLLRSTGTLLQNADLARLAGDHILDMVTLMLNPTRDARREAAHGGLRAGRLAALQRYIALNYRDFEISVGKAASALRISERYVQSLMAETGSSFTETVNWHRLDLVRGLLGDAGNQRQRISDLAFDAGFRDLAYFHRLFRRRFGDSPGAFRIGKDSADEK, from the coding sequence ATGACTTTTTGCACGGACGACTTCCCCGCCGTCAGCCGAACGGAAATGTGGCAGGAACTGATCGCCGCCAAGGTGTTCGGCCAGGAAGTGTCGCCGGTCACGTCGGCCCCATTTTTCGCCCAGGCGAACTGCCTGCGCCTGGGCAAGGTGGACTTGGCCTATGGCTGGTCCAGTCCCGCCGTGTACCGCCGGACACCGCGGCTGATCGCCGCCGACGGCAATGACGATCTGGTTATGGTGATCAACATTGCCGGACGTCTGGAAGTGACCGACGACTCGCACCAAAGCCGAACCCTTGATGAACTCAGCGCCACGGGATTCCGCTGCGGGAAGCCGGTCGCCTTGTTTTCTCAAGCAACGGCGTATTCGGACGAGCGCAACCACCACGCGACCAGCATCCGGATTCCGCGCCAGGAACTGCTGCGGCGCGCACCGCAAGGAGAAAGGCTCATCCTCGGCCGATTCGACAGCCGGGGAGAGCCTTTCAGCTTGCTGTTGGGATATCTGCAACTGCTCAGGAGCACCGGCACCCTCCTGCAGAACGCGGATCTGGCCCGGCTGGCGGGCGACCATATCCTGGATATGGTGACGCTGATGCTCAACCCGACCCGCGATGCCCGGCGGGAGGCCGCCCACGGCGGCCTGAGGGCGGGCCGGCTGGCCGCCCTGCAACGCTACATCGCTCTGAATTATCGGGACTTCGAAATATCCGTGGGAAAAGCCGCAAGCGCACTGCGTATTTCAGAGAGGTACGTGCAGAGCTTGATGGCCGAAACCGGCTCCAGCTTCACCGAAACGGTCAACTGGCATCGATTGGACTTGGTTCGAGGGCTGCTCGGCGACGCCGGGAATCAGCGCCAGCGGATCAGCGACCTTGCCTTTGACGCCGGCTTTCGAGACTTGGCTTACTTCCACCGGTTGTTCCGGCGTCGGTTCGGCGACTCACCCGGAGCCTTCCGGATCGGCAAGGATTCCGCTGACGAAAAATAG
- a CDS encoding InlB B-repeat-containing protein, whose protein sequence is MDCGPTCQGSFAQGSVVTLAATAAPKYLFLDWSGPCKLAVRVQRGTLPPQLLCEVTLNKSKQVKAKFVKVLP, encoded by the coding sequence ATCGACTGCGGCCCGACCTGCCAGGGCAGTTTCGCCCAGGGATCGGTCGTCACCCTGGCGGCCACGGCGGCGCCGAAATACCTCTTCCTCGACTGGTCGGGCCCCTGCAAGCTCGCGGTCCGGGTTCAGCGCGGTACCCTGCCGCCGCAGCTTCTCTGCGAAGTTACCCTGAACAAGTCGAAACAGGTCAAGGCGAAGTTCGTGAAGGTATTGCCCTGA
- a CDS encoding AraC family transcriptional regulator, producing the protein MEPLEVNADLTFCTTDFPRAKRMEMWRELVASAVFGQDMTPADPLSFFARASCLPLGIVDVVRGTSSDAVYRRTPRLIAADGNDDFVFAVNLAGRLEVTDSLRHSRSLAGVGATGFHCGKPVTLSCLSCSDGHPYGAVSLRIPRMELRRRAPHGEKNILGCFSGTEEPLRLLMGYLRMFGKAGTPIPKGELAQLAGSHILDLVTLMVGPTRDTRWEASQGGLRAARLSAVQSLLGRDFQDHELSVRKVAGALGISERYVQNLMAETGESFTETVNRLRLEHAQQMLGEPRYRHWRVSDVAFASGFSDLAYFHRLFRRRFGDSPGNFRTGIKRNDHRRTANETSNT; encoded by the coding sequence ATGGAACCTCTGGAAGTCAACGCCGATTTGACTTTTTGTACCACCGACTTTCCTCGCGCAAAGCGGATGGAAATGTGGCGCGAACTCGTCGCCTCGGCGGTGTTTGGGCAAGACATGACGCCTGCAGATCCGCTCTCGTTTTTCGCTAGAGCCAGTTGCCTTCCCTTGGGCATAGTCGACGTGGTACGGGGCACATCCAGCGATGCCGTCTACCGCCGGACGCCCCGGCTGATCGCCGCCGACGGTAATGACGACTTCGTATTCGCGGTGAACCTCGCCGGCCGTCTTGAGGTCACAGATAGCTTGCGCCACAGCAGAAGCCTCGCCGGTGTGGGCGCTACCGGATTCCACTGCGGCAAACCCGTGACTCTGTCCTGTCTTTCATGTTCGGACGGACACCCGTACGGCGCCGTCAGCCTGCGTATTCCGCGGATGGAGTTGCGCCGGCGGGCGCCCCACGGCGAGAAAAACATTCTCGGATGTTTCAGCGGGACGGAGGAACCTCTGCGTTTGCTGATGGGATATTTGCGGATGTTCGGCAAAGCCGGTACTCCGATACCCAAAGGGGAATTGGCGCAACTGGCGGGTTCTCATATCCTGGATCTGGTGACGCTGATGGTCGGCCCCACCCGCGACACCCGGTGGGAAGCTTCTCAAGGCGGCCTCCGGGCGGCTCGGCTTTCAGCCGTCCAGTCACTTCTGGGACGCGATTTCCAGGACCACGAGCTTTCCGTGCGAAAGGTCGCAGGCGCCCTCGGGATTTCCGAACGCTACGTGCAGAATCTGATGGCCGAAACCGGCGAGAGCTTTACCGAAACGGTCAACCGCCTGCGACTGGAGCACGCGCAACAGATGCTCGGCGAGCCGAGGTATCGACATTGGCGCGTGAGCGACGTCGCCTTTGCTTCTGGCTTCAGCGATTTAGCTTATTTCCATCGCTTGTTTCGGCGCCGGTTCGGTGACTCACCGGGCAACTTCAGAACCGGCATCAAGCGCAACGATCACCGGCGAACCGCCAACGAAACATCCAACACATAG
- a CDS encoding AraC family transcriptional regulator, translating to MGSLLVFCSNELPERDRFDLWREMASGGPGAVDVVHVDRRPFFGRVEWLPLGCIDAYKASFSAATFTRSRRWIERDGFDGFCFHINLSGRSETSRHKEKTVLDGFSATGYSYGKPFEASLVPQAGRYCESLNLVVPRGEMLQKAPNAERSIGALQADQAPLRLLSQYLMLLGNTPPVAEDSRLSQLAGNHVLDLLALVLGPTREAEHEAGLCGLRAARLATLKKYLQDHHHRPQLSVAAAARALNISERYLHDLIGETGESFTEMVNRLRLERARGLLCDPKYRHLRIGEIAFASGFNDLSYFNRLFRRRFGETPGTFKAGEQMAADSFRALDRLVLPGSMETGHD from the coding sequence GTGGGCAGCCTACTCGTTTTTTGCAGCAATGAACTGCCGGAGCGCGATCGCTTCGATCTCTGGCGGGAGATGGCCTCCGGCGGGCCGGGGGCAGTCGATGTCGTCCATGTCGATCGGCGCCCTTTTTTCGGGCGGGTCGAATGGCTTCCATTGGGGTGTATCGACGCCTACAAGGCATCGTTCAGCGCTGCGACTTTTACCCGCTCCCGCCGCTGGATCGAACGGGACGGTTTCGACGGCTTCTGCTTCCACATCAATCTGAGCGGACGCAGCGAGACCTCGCGCCACAAGGAGAAAACGGTGCTGGACGGTTTCAGCGCAACCGGCTATTCGTACGGCAAGCCCTTCGAAGCCTCGCTCGTTCCGCAGGCCGGCCGGTACTGCGAGAGCCTGAATCTGGTCGTTCCCCGCGGGGAGATGCTGCAAAAGGCGCCCAATGCGGAGCGGTCTATCGGCGCACTCCAGGCGGATCAGGCACCGCTGCGATTGCTGTCGCAGTATCTGATGCTGCTGGGCAATACCCCGCCGGTTGCCGAGGATTCCCGGCTGTCCCAGCTTGCCGGCAACCACGTCCTGGACCTGCTCGCCTTGGTGCTGGGGCCGACCCGAGAGGCCGAGCACGAGGCCGGGCTTTGCGGCTTGCGAGCGGCGCGTTTGGCGACGTTGAAAAAATACCTTCAGGACCATCATCACCGGCCGCAGCTGTCGGTGGCCGCGGCGGCCCGGGCCTTGAATATTTCAGAGCGGTATCTGCATGATTTAATTGGAGAAACCGGCGAGAGTTTTACTGAAATGGTAAACCGCCTGCGGCTGGAGCGGGCGCGCGGGCTGCTGTGCGACCCGAAGTATCGGCACCTTCGCATCGGCGAGATCGCTTTCGCCTCGGGTTTCAATGATTTGTCTTATTTCAACCGGCTGTTCCGGCGCCGGTTCGGCGAAACACCGGGGACCTTCAAGGCTGGGGAGCAGATGGCCGCCGACTCTTTCCGTGCGCTCGACCGGCTGGTGTTGCCCGGCAGTATGGAAACCGGGCACGACTGA
- a CDS encoding GlcG/HbpS family heme-binding protein: MFNAKQICGAVTGLLLSSSAAWAATCADLEKQGLTYDNMKSTISSVVSLDNGGLGFPMWLTLVDGSGTICNVTNSLSASQDVTADIWLGSRNISAQKANAANAFSTGDLALSTANLYTATQPSGSLYGLQASNPIDPTLSYLGSAIKFGAKNDPLKGKRIGGINVFGGGLALYNSAKQKVGAIGVSGDTSCTDHVVAWKVRELLAGGAFAVKNVPAGVSPGNNDAMIQDIVKDNGIGNQASTSGFGHPTCLNNPGPGVNAGSIYGPAQ; this comes from the coding sequence ATGTTCAACGCCAAACAAATCTGCGGGGCCGTGACCGGCCTGCTTCTTTCCTCGAGTGCCGCCTGGGCAGCGACTTGCGCCGACCTGGAAAAGCAGGGGCTGACCTACGACAACATGAAGTCCACGATCAGCAGCGTCGTATCGCTGGACAACGGCGGCTTGGGTTTCCCGATGTGGCTGACCCTGGTGGACGGCAGCGGCACCATCTGCAACGTGACCAATTCCCTGAGCGCATCGCAGGACGTGACGGCGGACATCTGGCTGGGCAGCCGTAACATTTCCGCCCAGAAGGCCAATGCGGCCAATGCTTTCAGCACCGGTGACCTCGCCCTGTCGACCGCCAACCTCTACACCGCGACTCAGCCCAGCGGCAGCCTCTACGGCTTGCAGGCCAGCAATCCCATCGACCCGACCTTGTCTTACCTCGGCAGCGCAATCAAGTTCGGCGCCAAGAACGATCCGCTGAAGGGCAAGCGCATCGGCGGCATCAATGTATTCGGCGGCGGGCTCGCGCTCTATAACTCCGCCAAGCAGAAGGTCGGCGCGATCGGCGTTTCAGGGGACACCTCCTGTACCGACCATGTCGTGGCCTGGAAGGTGCGCGAATTGCTGGCGGGCGGCGCCTTCGCCGTCAAGAACGTCCCGGCCGGCGTTTCCCCCGGCAACAACGATGCGATGATTCAGGACATCGTCAAGGACAACGGCATCGGCAACCAGGCCAGCACAAGCGGATTCGGGCACCCGACCTGCCTCAACAACCCCGGGCCGGGTGTAAATGCCGGTTCGATTTACGGTCCGGCTCAATAA
- a CDS encoding lysozyme inhibitor LprI family protein, which produces MKTLFFCAAAVATTAAAHADPHPSFDCAKAKGSIERAICSDENLAARDRGLAEQFARLEKDLSPESFATVRNAQRDWVSWVRGWCGAKKSAEDASLPSGVADCLNTEYEEREGVLALPSQTSGTLKLEGRLIFRNRKVASTAEVEDDSYPWLTGTPADKAQAFNRHIDKTLALASRLSRFTPGDLQAMGEGVEHFARTFEVHHFDGHLISLEVIHTNAGPTGHTWMSEYTLNWDLDRGRPLKLDDVFRVDRKFWEAVFAQARKYLKENSDTADVDGWLDSVSADVKDDANWLFDDRGVVVLLGHGPRSSAGTAEEVQIGYAGLKAFLKTDRPLWFRRRGD; this is translated from the coding sequence GTGAAAACCCTGTTCTTTTGTGCGGCAGCCGTGGCAACGACCGCTGCGGCTCATGCCGATCCGCATCCCAGCTTCGACTGCGCCAAAGCCAAAGGATCGATCGAACGAGCCATCTGTTCCGACGAGAATCTCGCAGCCCGCGACCGGGGCCTCGCCGAACAGTTCGCGCGGCTTGAAAAAGACCTGTCGCCAGAAAGTTTTGCGACGGTGCGAAACGCACAGCGGGACTGGGTGAGCTGGGTTCGGGGCTGGTGTGGCGCGAAGAAGTCTGCGGAGGACGCCTCCCTTCCGTCGGGTGTTGCCGACTGCCTGAACACCGAGTACGAGGAGCGGGAAGGCGTGCTCGCACTTCCCAGCCAAACCAGCGGGACTCTGAAACTGGAAGGACGGCTGATCTTCAGAAACAGGAAAGTGGCATCAACCGCGGAAGTCGAGGATGACAGCTATCCCTGGCTTACCGGAACGCCGGCCGACAAGGCGCAGGCCTTCAATCGGCACATCGACAAGACTCTGGCCCTCGCATCCCGCCTGTCCCGTTTCACTCCCGGTGACCTTCAGGCGATGGGCGAAGGAGTCGAGCACTTCGCGCGCACTTTCGAAGTTCACCATTTCGACGGCCATTTGATCAGTCTCGAGGTCATTCACACCAACGCGGGCCCGACCGGACACACCTGGATGTCCGAATACACCCTCAACTGGGACCTCGATCGCGGCAGGCCGCTCAAGCTTGACGACGTATTCCGCGTCGACCGGAAATTCTGGGAAGCCGTCTTCGCGCAGGCCAGGAAATACCTCAAGGAAAATTCCGACACAGCGGACGTCGATGGCTGGCTCGATTCCGTATCCGCCGATGTGAAGGACGACGCGAACTGGCTGTTCGATGACCGGGGGGTCGTCGTACTGTTGGGGCACGGACCGCGCTCTTCCGCCGGCACCGCGGAAGAGGTGCAGATCGGCTACGCTGGACTCAAGGCTTTTTTGAAAACCGACCGCCCGTTGTGGTTTCGACGTAGAGGCGACTGA
- a CDS encoding urate hydroxylase PuuD, with translation MEIITTKAGIEMLLRWGHFLGGITWIGLLYYFNFVQTEYMKEADAGAKPDVLRKLAPRALWWFRWGAMATFLTGVAIMGVRGGGMSIDIYVGALLGTLMFLNVWLVIWPNQKIVIASAEGVAAGGEPLPDAADALAAAGVASRSNAMFSVPMLFFMGASGHYPHGGFGVVAFLAIFLAVMVLEYNAVYKALVRCPQCNKFKLPPAGILGPMASVPGVIGCGFGLTVVLFVILEVLT, from the coding sequence ATGGAAATCATCACGACCAAAGCCGGCATCGAAATGCTGTTGCGTTGGGGGCATTTTCTGGGCGGCATCACCTGGATCGGGCTGCTCTATTATTTCAATTTCGTCCAGACCGAATACATGAAGGAAGCGGACGCCGGCGCTAAACCGGACGTGCTGCGCAAGCTGGCGCCCAGGGCGCTGTGGTGGTTCCGCTGGGGGGCGATGGCGACCTTCCTGACCGGCGTTGCCATCATGGGGGTCCGGGGCGGCGGCATGTCGATCGACATCTACGTCGGCGCCCTGCTCGGCACGCTGATGTTCCTGAACGTGTGGCTGGTGATCTGGCCCAACCAGAAGATCGTCATCGCCTCCGCCGAAGGCGTGGCGGCGGGCGGCGAGCCGCTGCCGGACGCGGCCGACGCGCTGGCGGCGGCGGGCGTGGCCTCGCGCAGCAACGCGATGTTCTCGGTGCCGATGCTGTTTTTCATGGGGGCCTCCGGCCATTATCCGCACGGCGGCTTCGGCGTGGTCGCGTTCCTGGCGATTTTCCTCGCGGTCATGGTGCTGGAATACAACGCCGTCTACAAGGCACTGGTCCGCTGCCCGCAATGCAACAAGTTCAAGCTACCGCCCGCCGGCATTCTCGGCCCGATGGCCAGTGTGCCCGGCGTGATCGGCTGTGGATTCGGCCTCACGGTGGTTCTGTTCGTCATCCTGGAAGTTCTGACCTGA